The following proteins come from a genomic window of Montipora capricornis isolate CH-2021 chromosome 9, ASM3666992v2, whole genome shotgun sequence:
- the LOC138016282 gene encoding cysteine-rich hydrophobic domain-containing protein 2-like — protein sequence MANFDAIFDENLQEDEQGSRASSEHVQVTPESVVIRGVGHMTVFGLNSKFDVEFQQGLSAKVAPEEYKATVTRVNRVLSKTMPVNVRWLLCGCICCCCTLGMSMWPVVCLNKRTRHSINKVLDAENCHLYHKVCKLSWDYQEQQPTVFHSR from the exons ATGGCGAATTTTGACGCTATTTTTGATGAAAATCTTCAAGAAGACGAGCAAGGGTCGCGTGCTTCTAGCGAACATGTTCAAGTGACCCCAGAATCTGTGGTTATCCGCGGTGTTGGACACATGACTGT GTTCGGTCTTAATAGCAAATTTGATGTAGAATTTCAGCAAGGACTAAGTGCTAAG GTTGCCCCTGAGGAGTACAAAGCGACTGTTACACGAGTCAACAGGGTACTCAGTAAAACGATGCCTGTTAATGTGCGGTGGTTACTCTGTGGCTGTATCTGTTGTTGCTGCACTCTTGGCATGTCCATGTGGCCTGTTGTTTGTCTCAATAAAAGA ACAAGACATTCAATTAACAAGGTATTAGATGCTGAAAACTGCCATCTATATCATAAGGTATGTAAATTGTCTTGGGATTACCAAGAACAGCAACCAACTGTATTCCACAGTAGGTAG
- the LOC138015557 gene encoding melanopsin-like, whose product MAETSETKISLEITSYSPVASLIALYCLMTIGINIFVCYCIYRKRSLRTSCTALIVANLAAVDVLVSIKDLPLLISVSTSGRWYFEEHWCRSYGLTNVIYIIVSISTLVTITTEQYFRMTEAQRGLGNSPPRQSIPLGYIIAHTTLSYSLSLLWSKYVFISRKAFCEVDWPPSGLSFTLVTSCIFLIPVSLLIYNFFGNESEEKISCDKAKLVKIESGDEESDEEKAHCRLQLAITVFLVTWSPYVIESFFTYTAQVPNVVGVGCAFIPIVTTTLIPLWYIKWKKEADRLYPVVSYIQHC is encoded by the coding sequence ATGGCTGAAACTAGTGAGACGAAGATAAGCTTGGAAATAACTTCTTATTCACCAGTGGCCTCACTGATTGCTCTTTACTGCCTCATGACCATTGGGATAAACATTTTCGTCTGCTATTGTATATACCGCAAGAGAAGTCTTCGAACTTCCTGCACAGCGCTGATCGTGGCGAACTTGGCGGCTGTAGATGTTTTGGTTTCGATCAAAGATTTGCCGCTGTTGATCTCTGTGAGTACCTCTGGAAGATGGTATTTTGAAGAACATTGGTGTCGGAGCTACGGACTCACAAATGTAATTTACATTATTGTGTCGATTTCAACGCTTGTAACTATCACAACTGAGCAGTACTTCCGAATGACCGAGGCTCAAAGGGGTCTGGGAAATTCCCCTCCTCGACAGTCTATTCCTCTGGGCTATATCATCGCACACACAACTCTTTCCTACTCGCTGTCTTTGTTGTGGAGCAAGTACGTTTTTATCAGCAGAAAGGCCTTTTGTGAGGTCGACTGGCCACCATCCGGTTTGAGTTTTACTCTGGTCACGTCTTGCATATTCCTGATTCCCGTATCGCTGTTGATATATAATTTCTTCGGAAACGAATCAGAGGAGAAAATCTCCTGCGACAAGGCTAAACTGGTGAAAATAGAGAGCGGAGACGAAGAAAGCGATGAAGAAAAAGCCCACTGCCGCCTTCAGCTCGCCATAACCGTgtttttggtcacgtggtcaccGTACGTGATCGAAAGTTTTTTCACGTATACAGCGCAAGTTCCAAACGTCGTCGGAGTCGGTTGCGCGTTCATCCCAATTGTAACCACGACGCTTATTCCCCTGTGGTACATCAAATGGAAAAAGGAAGCAGACAGACTATATCCTGTTGTCTCCTACATTCAACATTGTTAA